The following DNA comes from Flexistipes sp..
TGTCTTAATTGTTATACTTTTGATAATCCTTTTAAGAGGTATAACATTACCGGGCGCAGCAGAGGGTTTAAACATGCTTTTCCAGCCTGATTTCAGCAAAATTGCTGATGGTAAGGTTTGGGTAGCAGCATACGGACAGATATTTTTCAGCCTGAGCATTGCTTTTGCAATAATGATTACTTATTCCAGTTATCTGCCCAAAAAATCAGATATTGTAAACAATGCTTTTATTACCGGTTTTATCAATTGCGGTTTCAGTGTTCTGGCTGGAATAGCAATATTCAGTATTTTGGGTTTCATAATGCATCAGTCCGGCGGAGAATTACCTGCCAAACTGAGTGGAGTGTTTCTTGCATTTGCCACAATTCCCGAGGCAATAAACGAACTGCCCGCTTTCCAGAAAACTATAGGGGTGCTGTTCTTTATATCACTTACTTTTGCAGGACTCTCTTCTTTTATTTCAATAAACGAAGCGGCAATAGCCGGTATAACGGAAAAACTTTACAAACCGAGAAAAAAAGTGGCTGCATGGTATACACTGATTGCCATGATTATCAGCCTTATCTTTACAACGGGTTCAGGGCTCTACATCCTGGACATTGTGGATCATTTTATTAACAGCTTCGGGGTTGCAATGTCGGGGCTTGTTGAAGTAATTCTGATCGGATGGTTTTTTAAAACAAAAATTTTAAAAGACCATTTTCAGCCCATTTCAGATTTCAAAGTTGGAATATGGTGGGATATAGCCATTAAAGTAATAACACCGGCTGCTCTGGGAATCACGGCAATTATGAATTTTGCAAATGAATTCAGCAAGCCTTATGGCGGATACGATAAAACAGCTCTGATTTTATTCGGCTGGAGTATAGTTGTTGGAATCATTTTTCTCGGCATATATATTTCAACAAGAAAATGGAAAAATGTTCATATTTTTGACTATTATGACAACGATGATAACGGTGAGGAGGTCTAAATGACAACAGGTGCCGTATTGATGATGATATTTGGATTACTGCTGACATGGGGCGGTGCAGCTGTCTGCATTTTTATAGCTCTTAAAAAAAGAGGTCTATGATTTTTTCAGCGGGGGTATAGTCTGCCTCCGCTGTTTTTTGTTTACTATTCAGCTGTTATATATTAATAAAACTGATGAACATAAAACAGATTGGCATAATAATTTATGTTACGGTTTTGGCTTTTTCCGTTCTTTATTCACCTCAGCCCATACTTCCTACACTGATAAGAGAATTTCACATAACTTCTTCACAAGCAGCACTGTTAACATCTGTTACAATGATTCCGCTAAGCTTCTCACCGATTTTTTTCGGATTCATACTGGAATCCTTTACAGCCAAAAAACTACTTAGACTCGCCCTTTTAGGCCTGACAGTCACGGAACTCGGAATTTATATGGTGTCAAGTTTTAAAATTTTTCTTCTCCTCAGGTTTCTTCAGGGGTTCATGCTTCCTGCCATTCTCACTTCAATAATGACTTATATCTCAGTGGGTTCTGAAAAAGGACTTATCCAAAAAATCATGTCAATTTATATAGCATCAACCATTCTGGGCGGATTTTTGGGCAGATTTGTTTCCGGTGGAATTTCCCACTATTTTGGATGGAGATACAGCTTTCTCGTTCTTTTTATAAGTCTTGTAATAAGTCTTGTTTTGACATTCTTTTTAGAATCCGACTCTAAACTGAAAAAGTCAAAGTTTATATTTTCAGATGCACTTAAGCTTATAAAAACGCCTCCCTATGTTAACATGTATATTACAATATTCTGCACTTTTTTCACTTTTGCATCTATGCTCAATTTTCTACCGTTCAGACTTACAGAAATTTCTTCAGCAATAGATGAGTTTCAGATAGGTATGATTTACTCAGGATATATTATGGGAATACTCGTTTCATTAACTTCCCCAAAAATAATAAAACTTCTGGGCTCGGAAAAGAGAGCCATACTTACAGGTTTGGCAGTCTTCCTCTTTTCGATTCCGCTTTTTTCCCTGTATTCAATAAAACTGCTTTTTTTCTCCATGTTTATATTCTGTGCCGGGATGTTCACTGTGCATTCTGTCGAATCAGGCTATTTGAACAAAATTGCCCGCAACAATAAGGGAGTGGTAAACGGTGTCTACGTCTCAGCATACTACACCGGAGGAGTACTCGGAACTTATTTCCCCGGGTTTATTTACAAAGCTTTCGGATGGAATTTTTTCCTGGCGGCTTTATCTTTTGTTATAATCTCCGGAATTCTCTCCATTTTACTAATAAATTCAAGCAGCCTTTAGTTTTCGATATTTAAAGGCGGTATTAACTTTATTTGGTTCCAAAAAGCCTGTCTCCGGCATCACCTAAACCGGGAACAATATAACCATGCTCATTTAGTTTTTCATCAAGACCGGCTGCATAAACCTTAACATCAGGATGGGCTTTGCAGAACTTTTCCACCCCTTCAGGAGCGGCAATCAGACACATAAACTTTATGTTCTTTGCTCCGGCTTTTTTAAGCATATTGGCGGCAGCAACGGCAGATCCACCGGTGGCAAGCATCGGATCCACCAGAATAAATTCTCTGTCTTCACAGTTTGAAGGTATTTTAAAATAATAGGAAACGGGCTTCAGTGTTTTTTCATCCCTATATAAACCGATATGTCCCACTCTGGCTGATGGGATAAGTTTTAATATACCATCCACCATCCCAAGGCCTGCCCTAAGAATCGGGACAAGGACAACCTTCTTTCCCGAAACAACTTTTGACCTGGTTTTACATATTGGTGTTGAGATTTCTATCTCCTGCAGAGAAAAGTCTTTTGTTATCTCATAAGCCATCAGGAGGGCCACTTCATCAACCAGCTCTTTAAATTCCTTTTTTGAGGTGTGTTTTTCTCGGATATAAGTAAGCTTATGTTCAATCAAAGGATGTTTGATAATGTGAAAATTTTCAAAATTCATTATTTACCCTCCGGCAAAACAAGATTCAAAATCACACCGACAACACCGGCAAGTCCTATACCGCCCAAACTTATGTTGCCTACACCTATAACCATATTTCCAATCCCCATAACCAGAATTACAGACACAATTACAAGATTTCTTGATTTAGACATGTCTACTTTATTTCTAACAAGAGAACCTATACCGATAGCCGCTATCATTCCAAAAAGCAAAATCATTATACCCCCCATAACCGGTACGGGAATGGTTTTGAGAATAGCGCCAAGTTTTCCCGCGAAAGCAAGAATTATAGCTGTAATTGCGGCAATACGCATGTAAACTATATCGGTGGCTTTGGTCAATGCCACAGCACCTGTCACTTCGGAATAAGTTGTATTGGGAGGACCACCTATCAATCCTGCACAAGCGGTTGCAACGCCGTCGCCTAAAAGTGTTCTGTGAAGTCCCGGATCCTTTAAGTAATTTTTACCTGTAACAGAGGAGATAGCTAAAACGTCACCCACATGCTCAATGGCAGGCGCTATTGCAACCGGAACAATATACAAAATTGCCGCCAAATCAAACACAGGTATTTCAAAACTGCCTTCCTGCATTGCAACAATCCATGGAATGCTGAACCACTCCGCATTGGCTATCGGAGCAAAATCCACAACACCGAGAAGCATTGCAAAAACATAACCTAATACAATTCCGGATAAAATCGGTATGAGACTGAAAATTCT
Coding sequences within:
- a CDS encoding sodium-dependent transporter, which encodes MQRENWGSRVGFILAAVGSAIGLGNIWRFPYMAYDNGGGAFLIPYFFALVTAGIPILIMEFSMGHKMKGGAPLTMAKLNRKWEWLGWWQILISFIITVYYVVVISWAINYVGFSMTLAWGNETISFFTGDYLGLTGGPFEFGGFQLTILITTISAWIINFIVIYSGVRSGIERANKIFIPVLIVILLIILLRGITLPGAAEGLNMLFQPDFSKIADGKVWVAAYGQIFFSLSIAFAIMITYSSYLPKKSDIVNNAFITGFINCGFSVLAGIAIFSILGFIMHQSGGELPAKLSGVFLAFATIPEAINELPAFQKTIGVLFFISLTFAGLSSFISINEAAIAGITEKLYKPRKKVAAWYTLIAMIISLIFTTGSGLYILDIVDHFINSFGVAMSGLVEVILIGWFFKTKILKDHFQPISDFKVGIWWDIAIKVITPAALGITAIMNFANEFSKPYGGYDKTALILFGWSIVVGIIFLGIYISTRKWKNVHIFDYYDNDDNGEEV
- a CDS encoding MetS family NSS transporter small subunit; amino-acid sequence: MTTGAVLMMIFGLLLTWGGAAVCIFIALKKRGL
- a CDS encoding MFS transporter yields the protein MNIKQIGIIIYVTVLAFSVLYSPQPILPTLIREFHITSSQAALLTSVTMIPLSFSPIFFGFILESFTAKKLLRLALLGLTVTELGIYMVSSFKIFLLLRFLQGFMLPAILTSIMTYISVGSEKGLIQKIMSIYIASTILGGFLGRFVSGGISHYFGWRYSFLVLFISLVISLVLTFFLESDSKLKKSKFIFSDALKLIKTPPYVNMYITIFCTFFTFASMLNFLPFRLTEISSAIDEFQIGMIYSGYIMGILVSLTSPKIIKLLGSEKRAILTGLAVFLFSIPLFSLYSIKLLFFSMFIFCAGMFTVHSVESGYLNKIARNNKGVVNGVYVSAYYTGGVLGTYFPGFIYKAFGWNFFLAALSFVIISGILSILLINSSSL
- the upp gene encoding uracil phosphoribosyltransferase, giving the protein MNFENFHIIKHPLIEHKLTYIREKHTSKKEFKELVDEVALLMAYEITKDFSLQEIEISTPICKTRSKVVSGKKVVLVPILRAGLGMVDGILKLIPSARVGHIGLYRDEKTLKPVSYYFKIPSNCEDREFILVDPMLATGGSAVAAANMLKKAGAKNIKFMCLIAAPEGVEKFCKAHPDVKVYAAGLDEKLNEHGYIVPGLGDAGDRLFGTK
- a CDS encoding uracil-xanthine permease family protein; the protein is MDETLNAKKLLTGVQMLFVAFGALVLVPLLTGFDPSIALFTAGLGTLIFQFITKSKVPVFLASSFAFIAPIQYGVKNFGLGETLGGLVFAGLTYLIFSLLVKKGGVEAIDRYLPSVVTGPVIMTIGLTLAPTAVKMAKSFDGSGNYDPKAVIISVFTLVVSIIVVMYGKRIFSLIPILSGIVLGYVFAMLLGVVDFAPIANAEWFSIPWIVAMQEGSFEIPVFDLAAILYIVPVAIAPAIEHVGDVLAISSVTGKNYLKDPGLHRTLLGDGVATACAGLIGGPPNTTYSEVTGAVALTKATDIVYMRIAAITAIILAFAGKLGAILKTIPVPVMGGIMILLFGMIAAIGIGSLVRNKVDMSKSRNLVIVSVILVMGIGNMVIGVGNISLGGIGLAGVVGVILNLVLPEGK